One stretch of Daphnia pulicaria isolate SC F1-1A chromosome 6, SC_F0-13Bv2, whole genome shotgun sequence DNA includes these proteins:
- the LOC124343464 gene encoding UBX domain-containing protein 4-like translates to MHWFQGSIPEAIIASRNRKCIFVVVVTGEDEDSQQLLTRLEEENVSSVFNSFVSISLKSGSGEANMFSQLYPLVVLPAIYMIGLQGSPLEVIGGLVDIPTLLSRAQKALKVHDEQQNVAQASQIAEAEVLQTTSENIEPSQEEETTESGNPGNSEDGPSGLSLEARLERADQLLAAVREKKIEEEREKEKIKERERRELGKQLQQFKEAQREREQRELADSRQKEKREEKEALEKIRQNIAQDRIDRAARYQAAQTSEEERRRAAQSAQEQLQRERASAARSAFSRLQFRLPDGSTRTEQFSSDVKLSSVNEFIDQQIKPPFRPYSLSTTFPRREFHESDMQQTLRELDLTPSAALLIIPVAGTGFKPQTNGSAGNTWLSAIFAPLFGIWNWIWGFFANPPPRVTHQDSTAQPQPNSQGVRRRRPDSNIHRLSDASPGDSSDDNGTWNGNSTQQL, encoded by the exons atgcaTTGGTTTCAAGGCAGTATTCCGGAAGCTATAATTGCTTCCCGCAATAGAAAAtgtatatttgttgttgttgttacaggAGAAGATGAGGATTCACAACAACTTTTGACAAgattagaagaagaaaatgtttcaagtgttttcaatagttttgtttctatttcattgaaAAGTGGTAGCGGTGAAGCCAACATGTTTAGTCAGTTGT ATCCCCTTGTTGTCTTACCAGCAATTTATATGATTGGTCTACAAGGATCACCGTTGGAAGTAATTGGAGGGCTTGTTGATATCCCCACACTGTTGAGTAGAGCTCAGAAAGCTTTAAAAGTACATGATGAACAACAAAATGTTGCCCAAGCTTCACAG ATTGCTGAAGCGGAAGTATTACAGACAACATCTGAGAATATAGAACCATCTCAGGAAGAAGAAACCACTGAAAGTGGAAATCCTGGCAACAGTGAGGATGGTCCATCTGGTTTGTCATTGGAAGCTCGCTTGGAAAGAGCTGATCAGTTACTAGCTGC agTACGTGAGAAGAAGATAGAAGAAGAacgtgaaaaagagaaaattaaggAGCGTGAGCGTCGGGAATTAGGTAAACAGCTTCAGCAGTTCAAAGAAGCACAACGTGAGCGCGAACAACGTGAACTGGCAGATTCACGCCAGAAGGaaaaacgagaagaaaaagaagctttaGAGAAAATTCGACAAAATATTGCCCAAGACAGGATAGATCGGGCTGCGCGATACCAAGCGGCTCAGACAAGCGAAGAAGAGCGACGACGTGCTGCTCAAAGTGCTCAAGAACAACTTCAACGTGAGAGAGCCTCAGCTGCTCGTAGTGCGTTTTCTCGGCTGCAGTTTCGTTTGCCTGACGGTTCAACCCGTACAGAGCAATTTTCTTCTGACGTCAAGTTATCATCTGTCAACGAATTCATTGATCAACAAATTAAACCACCATTTAG ACCATATTCTCTTAGTACTACATTCCCTCGTCGTGAGTTCCATGAATCGGATATGCAACAGACTTTACGGGAATTGGATCTGACTCCTTCTGCTGCTCTTCTTATAATCCCCGTTGCTGGAACTG gaTTTAAGCCTCAGACTAATGGATCCGCCGGCAATACGTGGCTTAGTGCAATCTTCGCACCTCTATTTGGGATTTGGAACTGGATTTGGGGATTTTTTGCCAACCCTCCGCCGCGTGTAACTCATCAGGATTCAACAGCTCAGCCTCAACCAAATAGTCAAGG TGTCCGTCGTCGGCGACCTGATAGTAACATCCATCGTTTATCCGACGCTAGCCCGGGGGACAGCAGCGATGATAATGGAACGTGGAACGGCAACTCAACACAGCAATTGTAA
- the LOC124343469 gene encoding mitochondrial potassium channel-like, producing the protein MSYKNLTENVTRLVKSLPSTLSVKPLKGRVSSWIYLKNKQYEEIVGLTEVKAAQNRVLLSEQKFIKSQEDRRDLQRKISLVQLKLHELHIELDRVPRGDDKYLALITQEHSVIKEEKLLKEDLQLLEKEERENFAILSHTVRDSHEKERAQAEKTKYWSIIGSVMGTIVGVLGSTINNHLKMKELRELVENATKNNHILMNPEELSTHISSAVQQHLQAPQTSQDVFEGKWKELKSSLLQTIQHESEGQKKSLIELSQQFKASNNTVVSMDNVNTMDVENFFCTAEQNMKTLLDQQAQHSNKLFAISVILIPTCTWVLCKLLNL; encoded by the exons ATGTCGTATAAGAATTTGACAGAAAATGTTACTCGTTTAGTCAAGTCTTTGCCTAGTACTCTGTCAGTAAAGCCGCTAAAAGGGAGAGTCTCTTCCTGGATAtatcttaaaaataaacaatacgAGGAGATTGTTGGTCTGACGGAAGTAAAGGCAGCACAGAATCGTGTTTTGCTG TCAGAACAAAAATTTATCAAGTCTCAGGAAGACAGACGAGAtctacaaagaaaaataagtcttGTACAACTAAAATTACATGAACTTCATATTGAACTAGATCGAGTTCCACGGGGGGATGATAAATATCTTGCTCTCATTACCCAGGAACACTCTGTCATCAAGGAAGAAAAACTTCTAAAAGAAGACTTACAGTtgctagaaaaagaagaacgagAAAATTTTGCTATCTTGTCACATACTGTAAGAGATTCtcatgaaaaagaaagagcacAAGCTGAAAAAACTAAATATTGGTCAATTATTGGATCAGTTATGGGTACAATTGTTGGTGTTCTTGGATCCACAATCAacaatcatttgaaaatgaaagagcTCAGAGAATTGGTTGAAAATGCAACTAAAAACAACCACATACTTATGAATCCAGAAGAACTATCAACACATATTTCTTCTGCTGTACAGCAACATTTGCAAGCACCTCAAACAAGTCAAGATGTTTTCGAAGGAAAATGGAAGGAGTTAAAAAGTTCCTTGTTACAAACAATACAGCATGAATCTGAGGGCCAAAAAAAATCCCTCATAGAACTAAGCCAGCAATTCAAAGCCTCAAACAATACTGTGGTCAGCATGGACAATGTAAATACTATGGATgtagaaaactttttttgtacAGCAGagcaaaacatgaaaactttattAGATCAGCAAGCACAGCATAGTAATAAACTCTTTGCCATCAGTGTTATTCTAATTCCAACTTGCACTTGGGTGTTATGCAAGCttttaaatctttaa
- the LOC124343458 gene encoding serine protease filzig-like: MITFFWLWLLLAASPLLAKSITTTVTQYQEGEDVPEVGRKLLATSRSSPSSLPERFLQIAHKNCQGPEGQPGTCMFNFECQQQRGQVVGACLDGFLFGACCHLSTDQSMNAALVSTLQAVGVSSQVDSADNSTTNVDLKGAAINGSVDLLAYGSLRVPTAFEENLPDRHEAAPELPLELMFKNGSSEVNKLATLHQLEKDDASESTNTSSGPQQDNKGTGSLSDGVSLTLTALSDNQISSGETIPTTAGSVVVEKGDPDLHAQLTALLQAHTESSKLPQQELQSTATISSVTSRVPVRIKGQSNKRPRPKPTTASIKNIEVTSTSPPNVESVITNITNAIDETNVVVTESLADQQANLLQFLVSNPPAWVLDEIINGSTLTTWYPLPIAENGQVNLDEQLAEMVTPSSSVTTSAVTRPLKRKPVKLRPQSSIKIASTTVSTVNQMDDQSDISETTTTAPATTDSTMTTPVITRKPRPVFDYTKDCGVRPMAPEARIVGGRRADYGRWPWQVLIRESTWFGIFSKNKCGGVLISDRHVLTAAHCQPGFLGSLLVVLGEFDLTGHSEPNTPMEKNVKRVVVHRDYVERTFENDLAILELESPVEFKPYIVPICLPLTSEGDFVGKKAEVTGWGKLSHNGPTPGVLYEVDVPIMSNPECHDMFKKAGHEKRILDSFLCAGYSEGKKDSCEGDSGGPLMLERDDGRWSLVGTVSHGIRCAYPNMPGVYMRMTYYRPWIERVTGIGGAQLG, translated from the exons ATGATTACGTTCTTCTGGCTGTGGCTCCTTCTGGCTGCTTCACCTCTCCTTGCAAAATCTATTACGACTACGGTAACCCAGTACCAAGAAGGAGAAG ATGTGCCGGAGGTGGGCCGCAAGCTGTTGGCTACGAGTCGATCGTCGCCGTCGTCACTACCCGAACGGTTTTTGCAGATTGCTCACAAGAACTGCCAAGGTCCCGAAGGCCAACCTGGCACCTGCATGTTCAATTTCGAATGTCAACAGCAGCGAGGTCAAGTCGTTGGAGCTTGCCTGGATGGATTCCTATTTGGGGCTTGCTGTCACTTGTCAACAGACCAATCGATGAATGCCGCCCTGGTTTCCACACTTCAGGCCGTTGGTGTTAGCAGTCA GGTCGATTCTGCTGACAACTCTACAACAAATGTGGACTTGAAAGGAGCTGCAATCAACGGTTCAGTTGACTTGCTCGCATACGGGAGTTTGCGTGTTCCAACAGCGTTCGAGGAAAATCTCCCTGACCGACATGAAGCGGCACCCGAGCTCCCACTGGAGCTCATGTTCAAAAACGGGTCGAGTGAGGTCAACAAGCTGGCGACGCTTCATCAGTTGGAAAAAGACGACGCCTCCGAATCGACGAATACCAGCTCAGGACCTCAACAGGACAATAAGGGGACAGGATCTTTGAGCGATGGAGTCAGCCTAACCCTAACGGCACTTTCCGATAACCAGATCTCGTCGGGAGAGACGATTCCAACTACAGCCGGATCCGTTGTAGTAGAAAAGGGGGATCCAGATCTACACGCTCAGTTGACTGCTTTGCTCCAAGCTCATACGGAATCGTCAAAACTGCCGCAGCAAGAACTGCAATCCACAGCTACGATTAGTAGCGTTACCAGTCGAGTTCCCGTGCGCATTAAAGGTCAATCAAACAAGAGGCCAAGGCCAAAACCCACGACAGCGTCCATCAAGAATATAGAAGTAACGTCAACTTCACCGCCCAATGTGGAAAGCGTCATCACCAACATAACAAACGCTATCGATGAGACTAATGTTGTTGTCACAGAATCTCTGGCCGACCAGCAGGCCAATCTCCTTCAGTTTCTCGTCAGCAATCCGCCCGCTTGGGTATTGGACGAGATCATCAACGGTTCTACTTTAACAACTTGGTATCCACTCCCTATTGCAG AAAACGGGCAAGTAAATCTGGATGAGCAACTAGCCGAGATGGTCACTCCGTCTTCTTCCGTTACCACATCCGCCGTAACGAGGCCCTTGAAAAGAAAGCCGGTAAAACTCCGACCACAGTCGTCTATCAAAATCGCTTCGACAACCGTATCGACCGTAAACCAAATGGACGATCAGAGTGACATTAGTGAAACGACCACTACGGCTCCAGCTACGACGGATAGTACTATGACGACACCTGTGATAACTAGAAAACCGAGACCGGTTTTCGACTACACCAAAG acTGCGGTGTGCGACCGATGGCGCCAGAAGCTCGAATTGTAGGCGGTCGACGGGCAGATTACGGCCGTTGGCCTTGGCAAGTGTTGATTCGCGAGTCAACCTGGTTTGGAATCTTCTCCAAAAACAAATGCGGTGGCGTTTTGATATCTGATCGTCACGTTCTCACTGCCGCTCATTGCCAACCTGG GTTTCTAGGttcactcctggtggtgctggGGGAGTTCGACTTGACCGGGCACTCGGAACCCAACACGCCCATGGAAAAGAACGTCAAACGAGTCGTTGTCCACCGTGACTACGTTGAACGGACATTTGAGAACGACTTGGCCATATTAGAACTCGAATCGCCCGTTGAGTTCAAGCCCTACATCGTTCCTATTTGTCTGCCTTTGACGTCGGAAGGGGACTTTGTCGGAAAGAAGGCCGAGGTGACTGGCTGGGGCAAATTGAGTCACA ACGGTCCAACTCCCGGCGTTCTCTACGAGGTTGACGTGCCGATCATGAGTAATCCAGAATGCCACGACATGTTCAAGAAGGCTGGTCACGAAAAACGGATCTTAGATAGTTTCCTCTGTGCTGGTTACAGCGAAGGAAAGAAGGACTCGTGTGAG GGTGACAGTGGAGGACCTTTGATGTTGGAGCGCGATGATGGACGATGGTCGTTGGTCGGGACAGTTTCTCACGGCATTCGTTGCGCCTATCCCAATATGCCCGGAGTATACATGCGGATGACTTACTACCGACCCTGGATCGAGCGTGTGACGGGCATCGGTGGTGCACAGTTGGGGTGA